A section of the Acomys russatus chromosome 10, mAcoRus1.1, whole genome shotgun sequence genome encodes:
- the LOC127194340 gene encoding anionic trypsin-2-like isoform X2: protein MSLLLFLALVGAAVAFPVDDDDKIVGGYTCQKHSVPYQVSLNSGYHFCGGSLINSQWVVSAAHCYKSRIQVRLGEHNIDVLEGDEQFVSSTKIIRHPNFSSRTLDNDIMLIKLASSVTLNARVATVALPTSCAAAGTQCLISGWGNTLSFGVNNPDLLQCLDAPILSQADCKASYPGKITNNMICVGFLEGGKDSCQGDSGGPVVCNGQLQGIVSWGYGCAVKDNPGVYTKVCNYVNWIQDTIAAN from the exons ATGAGTCTACTCCTGTTCCTGGCCCTTGTGGGAGCTGCTG ttgctttccctgttgatgatgatgacaagATTGTTGGAGGATACACCTGCCAGAAGCATTCCGTCCCCTACCAGGTGTCCCTGAACTCTGGCTACCACTTCTGTGGAGGTTCCCTCATCAATTCCCAGTGGGTGGTGTCTGCAGCTCACTGCTACAAATC CCGCATCCAAGTGAGACTGGGAGAGCATAACATCGATGTTCTGGAGGGCGACGAGCAGTTTGTCAGTTCCACAAAGATCATCAGACACCCCAACTTTAGTTCGAGGACCCTGGACAATGACATCATGCTGATCAAGCTCGCGTCCTCTGTGACCCTCAATGCCCGAGTGGCCACTGTAGCTCTGCCCACTTCCTGTGCAGCTGCTGGCACTCAGTGTCTCATCTCTGGCTGGGGCAACACCTTGAGCTTTGGCG TGAACAACCCAGACCTGCTCCAGTGCCTGGATGCCCCAATTCTGTCTCAGGCTGACTGTAAAGCCTCCTATCCTGGAAAGATCACCAATAATATGATCTGTGTTGGCTTCCTGGAGGGAGGCAAAGATTCCTGCCAG GGTGACTCTGGTGGCCCTGTGGTCTGCAATGGACAGCTCCAGGGCATTGTCTCCTGGGGCTATGGTTGTGCTGTGAAGGACAACCCTGGTGTGTACACCAAGGTCTGCAACTATGTGAACTGGATCCAGGACACCATTGCTGCCAACTAA
- the LOC127194340 gene encoding anionic trypsin-2-like isoform X1: protein MSPLLFLALVGAAVAFPVDDDDKIVGGYTCQKHSVPYQVSLNSGYHFCGGSLINSQWVVSAAHCYKSRIQVRLGEHNIDVLEGDEQFVSSTKIIRHPNFSSRTLDNDIMLIKLASSVTLNARVATVALPTSCAAAGTQCLISGWGNTLSFGVNNPDLLQCLDAPILSQADCKASYPGKITNNMICVGFLEGGKDSCQGDSGGPVVCNGQLQGIVSWGYGCAVKDNPGVYTKVCNYVNWIQDTIAAN from the exons ATGAGTCCACTCCTGTTCCTGGCCCTTGTGGGAGCTGCTG ttgctttccctgttgatgatgatgacaagATTGTTGGAGGATACACCTGCCAGAAGCATTCCGTCCCCTACCAGGTGTCCCTGAACTCTGGCTACCACTTCTGTGGAGGTTCCCTCATCAATTCCCAGTGGGTGGTGTCTGCAGCTCACTGCTACAAATC CCGCATCCAAGTGAGACTGGGAGAGCATAACATCGATGTTCTGGAGGGCGACGAGCAGTTTGTCAGTTCCACAAAGATCATCAGACACCCCAACTTTAGTTCGAGGACCCTGGACAATGACATCATGCTGATCAAGCTCGCGTCCTCTGTGACCCTCAATGCCCGAGTGGCCACTGTAGCTCTGCCCACTTCCTGTGCAGCTGCTGGCACTCAGTGTCTCATCTCTGGCTGGGGCAACACCTTGAGCTTTGGCG TGAACAACCCAGACCTGCTCCAGTGCCTGGATGCCCCAATTCTGTCTCAGGCTGACTGTAAAGCCTCCTATCCTGGAAAGATCACCAATAATATGATCTGTGTTGGCTTCCTGGAGGGAGGCAAAGATTCCTGCCAG GGTGACTCTGGTGGCCCTGTGGTCTGCAATGGACAGCTCCAGGGCATTGTCTCCTGGGGCTATGGTTGTGCTGTGAAGGACAACCCTGGTGTGTACACCAAGGTCTGCAACTATGTGAACTGGATCCAGGACACCATTGCTGCCAACTAA